A window from Thiosulfatimonas sediminis encodes these proteins:
- a CDS encoding chemotaxis protein CheW, which translates to MQQSQMEMAVTSKQEFLTFIIGREQFGVEIQRVQEIRGWERPNPLPNVPPFVKGVVDLRGNIVPIIDLRERFRLKAEYKPTTVVIVVHVLTSQGERTVGLVVDAVSDVKTFDINSLQPPPDTSTDIKAQFIIGLASIESTEQSRAADSAAKVKASRMVVLVNIDRLVNEGLIEEITSDLP; encoded by the coding sequence TTGCAGCAAAGTCAAATGGAGATGGCGGTGACCAGTAAACAAGAATTTTTAACTTTTATTATCGGTCGTGAGCAGTTCGGCGTAGAAATTCAGCGTGTACAAGAAATTCGCGGTTGGGAGCGACCCAATCCACTTCCGAATGTGCCACCGTTTGTTAAAGGGGTGGTGGATTTACGTGGCAATATTGTGCCGATTATCGATTTACGTGAACGCTTTCGCTTAAAAGCGGAGTATAAGCCCACGACGGTCGTCATTGTGGTGCACGTGCTGACTTCACAGGGCGAGCGGACAGTGGGCTTGGTGGTTGATGCGGTGAGTGATGTTAAGACATTTGATATTAACAGCTTGCAGCCGCCGCCAGATACCTCGACTGATATTAAGGCGCAGTTTATTATCGGCTTGGCGAGTATTGAATCCACAGAGCAGAGTCGTGCTGCCGATAGTGCGGCGAAAGTCAAAGCTTCACGCATGGTGGTGTTGGTCAATATTGACCGCTTGGTTAACGAGGGCTTAATCGAGGAAATTACCTCTGATTTGCCTTAA
- a CDS encoding YgfZ/GcvT domain-containing protein — MQTAAAMDSTWQTFLLSQNAQFDETGKIQTFGTPELERYLIKHGPVLTSLSHQALLKVSGDDAQAFLQGQLTSDINQVSDTQAQMSAYCDPKGNVLAIFTVFKYQGDFYLSFDGSLSQSIQKRLQMFVMRSAVKIEDVANQLIQIGFAGEFADIDVQRRLESKVKTVFETALSKDPSIADVLIIKVPGPYHKYAIFGPAEQMQTVWTKLRVNCDVTNHNDWQLLDIAAAVPNVTDKTSGQFTAQFLNLDKFSAISFKKGCFPGQEIIARIHYRGKITKRMLRIRLQENLDLHAGDVLALTDSQGKIHKLDVINCRADIFNGCLCNAIGTLKSLDAVEGELQSSEGQSAIIEPLPYSILEEK, encoded by the coding sequence ATGCAAACAGCGGCGGCAATGGATTCAACTTGGCAGACGTTTTTACTTTCTCAAAATGCGCAGTTTGACGAAACCGGAAAAATCCAAACATTTGGTACCCCCGAGCTGGAACGCTACTTAATTAAACATGGCCCGGTTTTAACCAGCTTAAGTCACCAAGCATTGCTTAAGGTAAGTGGCGATGATGCTCAAGCCTTTTTACAAGGACAACTGACCAGCGACATCAATCAAGTCAGTGATACTCAGGCACAAATGTCCGCCTACTGCGATCCCAAAGGCAACGTTCTGGCGATTTTCACCGTCTTTAAATACCAAGGGGATTTTTACCTCAGTTTTGACGGCTCGCTATCGCAAAGCATTCAAAAACGTCTACAGATGTTTGTTATGCGTTCCGCCGTTAAAATTGAAGATGTTGCCAATCAGCTGATTCAAATTGGTTTTGCCGGCGAGTTCGCCGATATTGATGTGCAGCGTCGCTTGGAAAGCAAAGTGAAAACCGTTTTTGAAACCGCACTTTCAAAAGACCCTAGCATCGCTGATGTTCTGATTATCAAAGTCCCCGGTCCTTATCATAAATATGCGATTTTCGGTCCTGCCGAGCAGATGCAAACCGTTTGGACAAAGCTACGCGTTAATTGCGATGTCACCAACCATAACGATTGGCAGTTGCTGGATATTGCGGCCGCGGTCCCGAATGTCACCGATAAAACCAGCGGACAGTTCACTGCGCAGTTTTTAAACCTCGACAAATTCTCGGCAATCAGCTTTAAAAAAGGCTGTTTCCCAGGGCAAGAAATCATCGCACGGATTCACTATCGCGGCAAAATCACAAAGCGTATGCTGCGTATCCGCCTGCAAGAAAATCTAGATTTACACGCTGGTGACGTTCTAGCCTTAACCGACTCACAAGGTAAAATCCATAAACTGGATGTCATTAACTGTCGAGCGGACATTTTCAATGGTTGCCTATGCAATGCCATCGGTACCTTAAAATCGCTGGATGCAGTAGAAGGCGAATTACAAAGTTCAGAGGGGCAAAGCGCGATTATTGAACCACTGCCATACTCTATCCTAGAAGAAAAATAA
- a CDS encoding PAS domain-containing hybrid sensor histidine kinase/response regulator, whose product MKQSSALRYSLLIGLATLSLGVLISFTMLGFFVHSQYQQDNQKNQQLLNNESRFVEHLMTQRLRSFQQHLALLQKNLSTNQQLIDQEASAEIAKQLQTLQYQQLQTFIQTHPHFSEIILFDKQMRNRAEIFSHSIQNAAQSTFQLNPEFSNEIQQLQPNDIFLSKLQLDTLNAMQENRTFILMATPYTNNAKPSVTQGYIAVKISLQELLLPLYPFNNDKTPINHLMNLWILERNLSALSINPITPLWEQMNSLSTASSDVFTGLSEMLTRAQKEGTQTRPIENHQYQVRAIQLQQVPVKNTHNALPHTVIDHFTPLYLIGRSAYSADITTYILQTPQLRPMIYGILLLNLLLTILITVFAWRHAKNKIARDKDNNLLHHFIQKAPQAVMVANANGEVQLSNQSALNLIPRLLAEQNAQKKHSHSASIEKPENFNLLSQLSSDEQYKLFQLETLFKRIYLPADNRYSGKYFYCKIFAIEHNHELLAIGATYSDQTQIEEAQQHLKETQERISAIFDSAADAILVVNQQGTIIEHNVTAEQMFGYSAEEFKGLKVEQLMPERFRHNHVQVRENYMHRPRMRLMQDAALLSAQNKNGEVFPIEASLNAVKSDDKLVVCTVRDIRERQRIQQQLNQAQKMDAIGKLTGGIAHDFNNLIAIIVGNLDLSEVYLEKNNVSQAHQSIKKAQQVTERATNLTKRLLAFARKQTLAPEKIHLKTLLEAELEMIERVVSKQVRLHLQVNDNLPDITADRLEFQTALLNLAINANDAMPDGGDIFIQASMSEISEEQSFLGESLKAGEYVVVSVTDTGSGIAKAEQDRIFEPFYTNKPVGKGTGLGLSMVYGFMKQSNGQVKLYSEVGIGSSFSLFFPAVNTPQKGAEQLLYEPTPVQHQANQMSRANHKRYRLLLVDDEYELLSLAQKCLESVGYHVICANSSQAAIHEIENHGSQIDLVFSDVIMPEKNGLQLAEQIHNLFPDIPVIFSSGFPEEALQQHQQTDYPIKILKKPYRKAELLDYIEQHLPKK is encoded by the coding sequence ATGAAACAAAGCAGCGCCCTGCGTTATAGCCTGCTGATTGGCTTAGCAACCCTCTCTCTCGGAGTGCTCATCTCCTTCACAATGCTGGGTTTTTTCGTACACTCGCAATATCAACAAGACAACCAAAAAAATCAACAACTACTGAATAACGAAAGTCGTTTTGTTGAGCATTTAATGACGCAACGCTTGCGTAGTTTTCAACAACATCTCGCTCTGCTGCAAAAAAATCTCAGCACAAATCAACAACTGATCGATCAAGAAGCATCCGCTGAAATCGCTAAACAACTGCAAACTTTGCAGTACCAACAACTGCAAACCTTTATCCAAACCCACCCGCATTTTAGTGAAATCATTTTGTTTGATAAGCAGATGCGTAATCGTGCAGAAATATTTTCCCACAGCATTCAAAATGCTGCACAAAGTACTTTTCAGCTAAATCCTGAGTTTTCGAATGAAATCCAACAATTGCAACCCAACGACATCTTTCTGTCAAAACTGCAATTAGATACACTTAACGCGATGCAGGAAAACCGAACCTTTATCCTGATGGCAACGCCTTATACAAACAATGCTAAACCCTCGGTCACCCAAGGATACATTGCGGTCAAAATATCCTTACAGGAACTACTCTTACCGCTGTATCCATTTAATAATGACAAAACACCCATCAATCATCTGATGAACTTATGGATTTTGGAGCGCAATCTGAGCGCCCTTTCAATCAACCCAATCACCCCTCTTTGGGAACAAATGAACAGTCTAAGTACCGCCAGTAGTGATGTGTTTACTGGCCTCAGTGAAATGCTGACGCGCGCGCAAAAAGAGGGCACGCAAACTCGTCCGATTGAAAATCATCAATATCAAGTACGCGCCATACAGCTTCAACAAGTACCGGTTAAGAATACACACAATGCGCTACCGCACACCGTCATTGACCATTTCACCCCTCTGTACTTAATTGGTCGCAGCGCCTATTCGGCAGATATAACCACTTATATTTTGCAGACTCCGCAACTCCGCCCAATGATTTACGGCATCTTGCTGCTCAATTTATTACTCACAATCTTAATCACCGTTTTTGCTTGGCGCCATGCCAAAAATAAAATCGCTCGCGATAAAGACAACAATTTATTACATCACTTTATCCAAAAGGCGCCGCAAGCGGTGATGGTGGCCAATGCCAATGGCGAAGTTCAGCTCAGTAACCAAAGCGCGCTTAACTTAATACCTCGCCTACTGGCCGAGCAGAATGCGCAAAAAAAACACAGTCATTCGGCGAGCATTGAAAAACCAGAAAACTTTAATTTACTATCACAGCTCAGCTCGGACGAACAATACAAACTGTTCCAACTAGAAACCCTCTTCAAGCGCATCTATCTACCTGCGGACAACCGCTACTCGGGCAAATATTTTTACTGCAAGATTTTTGCAATAGAACACAATCATGAACTCTTGGCAATTGGCGCAACCTACTCCGACCAGACGCAAATTGAGGAAGCACAACAACACCTTAAAGAGACACAAGAACGAATTAGCGCGATTTTTGACTCCGCTGCCGATGCAATTTTAGTCGTCAACCAACAAGGCACGATTATTGAACACAATGTCACTGCAGAGCAGATGTTTGGCTACAGTGCAGAGGAGTTTAAAGGCCTTAAAGTGGAACAACTGATGCCCGAGCGCTTCCGTCACAATCATGTACAAGTGCGCGAAAACTATATGCACCGTCCGCGAATGCGGTTAATGCAAGATGCCGCACTACTGAGCGCACAAAACAAAAATGGCGAAGTGTTTCCTATCGAAGCCAGCTTAAATGCAGTGAAAAGTGACGATAAACTGGTGGTCTGTACAGTGCGAGACATTCGCGAGCGGCAACGTATCCAACAACAACTAAACCAAGCGCAAAAGATGGATGCGATTGGCAAGCTGACCGGTGGAATCGCCCATGACTTTAATAATTTAATTGCCATTATTGTCGGCAATCTCGACCTTTCGGAAGTGTATTTAGAAAAAAACAACGTCAGCCAAGCGCACCAATCGATTAAAAAAGCACAACAAGTGACTGAACGCGCCACCAATTTAACCAAACGTCTCTTAGCTTTTGCGCGTAAACAGACGCTTGCTCCAGAAAAGATTCACTTAAAAACCCTGCTTGAAGCCGAGTTAGAAATGATTGAACGCGTCGTCTCTAAACAAGTACGATTACACTTGCAAGTAAATGATAACTTACCGGACATCACCGCCGATCGCCTCGAATTTCAAACCGCGCTACTGAACTTAGCGATTAACGCCAACGATGCCATGCCAGATGGCGGTGATATTTTTATTCAAGCCAGCATGAGTGAAATCAGCGAAGAACAGAGCTTTTTAGGCGAATCCCTCAAAGCCGGTGAATACGTTGTGGTCAGCGTTACGGATACCGGAAGCGGCATTGCCAAGGCAGAACAAGACCGTATTTTTGAACCTTTCTATACCAACAAACCTGTCGGCAAAGGCACGGGCTTAGGCCTTTCGATGGTCTACGGCTTTATGAAACAAAGTAACGGACAAGTAAAACTTTATTCCGAAGTGGGGATTGGCAGTAGCTTCTCGCTGTTTTTCCCGGCGGTAAATACGCCACAAAAAGGCGCTGAACAGTTGCTTTACGAACCTACCCCAGTACAACATCAAGCCAACCAAATGTCGCGTGCAAACCACAAACGCTATCGCCTACTCTTGGTAGACGACGAATACGAACTACTCAGCTTAGCCCAAAAATGCCTCGAAAGTGTCGGTTATCATGTAATCTGCGCCAACAGCTCACAAGCCGCTATCCATGAAATTGAAAACCACGGCTCGCAGATTGACTTGGTCTTTAGTGATGTCATTATGCCCGAGAAAAACGGCTTACAACTGGCAGAACAAATTCATAACTTATTTCCAGATATTCCGGTTATCTTCTCCTCAGGTTTTCCTGAAGAAGCCTTGCAACAACATCAACAAACCGATTATCCGATCAAGATTCTCAAAAAACCGTACCGCAAAGCGGAACTGCTCGACTACATCGAACAACACCTACCAAAGAAATAA
- a CDS encoding acyltransferase produces the protein MDWFKQKFKKLWSWLVKARHLHQYVVLGALDQNQINIGKNSAFKGLNAFVFKPGAVNNRIEIGDNFRARKLQIIFKGQNNQVIIGDNVKWSGRILVDGCGLEVRIGENTTAESVYLLSRDQNVTIGKNCMISREIEIRSTDVHKIYLLETGQRVNEANPLIVGDHVWIAARAFLSKNTVIPNNCVIGACSFVNKAFTEENTIIAGSPAKVVKRGVDWKR, from the coding sequence ATGGATTGGTTTAAACAAAAGTTTAAAAAGCTATGGAGTTGGCTAGTTAAAGCACGTCATCTTCACCAGTATGTTGTTCTGGGGGCACTGGATCAGAATCAAATAAATATTGGTAAAAATTCTGCGTTTAAAGGGCTTAATGCGTTTGTTTTTAAGCCAGGTGCGGTCAATAACCGTATTGAGATTGGTGATAATTTTCGAGCCCGTAAATTGCAAATTATTTTTAAAGGGCAAAATAATCAGGTCATCATTGGCGATAACGTGAAATGGTCAGGCCGTATTTTGGTCGATGGTTGTGGTCTGGAGGTTCGAATTGGTGAGAATACCACCGCAGAAAGCGTTTATCTTTTGAGTCGTGATCAGAATGTGACAATTGGTAAGAATTGCATGATTTCGCGTGAAATTGAAATTCGTTCTACGGATGTACACAAAATCTATTTGTTGGAGACGGGGCAGCGGGTCAATGAGGCCAACCCTTTAATCGTCGGGGATCATGTTTGGATTGCCGCCCGAGCGTTTTTGTCAAAAAATACGGTTATTCCGAATAATTGCGTGATTGGTGCCTGTTCCTTTGTCAATAAAGCGTTTACGGAGGAGAACACGATTATTGCCGGTTCACCAGCAAAAGTGGTGAAGAGAGGCGTAGATTGGAAGCGTTAA
- a CDS encoding glycosyltransferase family 1 protein produces the protein MIIIEERENPSTDYFVLPQFPLTKFDVKRCTFNQGISADLLTDAIVVFVRYLPKKWRQLVAENRVVLKSLYFFMDDDLLDLKASKGMPLRYRWKLLTLAALHKNWLLQQQAEFWVSTPYLLNKYHAYSPDLMTPKPVQALHNSVKVFYHGSASHKAEIEWLLPVMTAVLARNKNVCFEIIGGPSVYQAFKGLPRVQVIHPMGWEAYQHFIKQPGRHIGLAPLLDSAFNAARSYTKVFDITQAGAVGIYSVNSESAGFVASICSSGVIPAGLVLPLEPALWIEAILELADDVERRQLMLEQAQVRLASLACNKSKAL, from the coding sequence GTGATTATCATTGAAGAGCGAGAAAACCCATCTACCGATTATTTTGTTCTGCCGCAATTTCCATTGACTAAATTTGATGTTAAACGCTGCACTTTTAATCAAGGGATTTCAGCGGATCTTTTAACGGATGCAATTGTCGTTTTTGTACGTTATTTGCCGAAAAAATGGCGTCAACTAGTTGCTGAAAATAGAGTTGTTTTAAAGTCTCTCTATTTTTTTATGGATGATGATTTGCTTGATTTGAAGGCTTCCAAAGGAATGCCGCTGCGCTATCGTTGGAAGTTATTAACATTAGCTGCTCTGCATAAAAACTGGTTACTACAACAGCAAGCGGAATTTTGGGTTTCTACTCCCTATCTACTAAATAAGTATCATGCTTATTCTCCTGATTTGATGACACCTAAACCGGTTCAAGCGCTACATAATTCGGTGAAAGTCTTTTACCATGGTTCCGCCTCTCATAAAGCGGAAATCGAGTGGCTTTTGCCGGTTATGACAGCCGTATTAGCGCGCAATAAGAACGTTTGTTTTGAAATAATCGGTGGACCATCGGTTTATCAAGCTTTTAAAGGTTTGCCCAGAGTTCAGGTTATCCATCCAATGGGATGGGAGGCGTATCAGCATTTTATTAAGCAACCTGGGCGGCATATTGGTCTAGCACCTTTGCTGGATTCGGCTTTTAATGCTGCACGTTCATACACCAAGGTGTTCGACATTACGCAAGCTGGTGCGGTGGGTATTTATTCTGTAAATAGCGAAAGTGCTGGGTTTGTTGCGTCAATATGTTCCTCAGGCGTTATTCCCGCGGGTTTGGTATTACCACTGGAACCGGCATTATGGATAGAAGCGATTTTGGAATTAGCTGATGACGTTGAGCGACGTCAATTAATGCTTGAGCAAGCACAAGTTCGCTTGGCGAGTCTGGCGTGTAATAAATCAAAGGCTTTATGA
- a CDS encoding glycosyltransferase family 2 protein → MEDTPAYFKCYAESGTKWPKRWVVVKGLLLRQCTGYDAKLVFKLKGGKTFTYKLPITLKGKIFEVVHFPANIEKIYFEPMSSKGRFQMQDFQFKSISWFERNYLMSKRLYLLYKSQNQDVIYKAGIRWHQFIFDLSKAYEIAGRFRAYSPKIEYKEWLKLFDQLNHKDIFKIKRLIKKNSQLPEIELLELGHQTEAISSRAIQNGLSEQLYSRFKIVKKSDLSYEFYQHRNTRWLMLVEEGCQLRPHALYWFAHQACLKPNAAMIYSDHDYIDENGERCSPVLKPEWSPEFFLSQNFIGGVLMVNTDYLDLESCKNLTIYAVILRLFSRLKPYQSDGLEVCRIPALLFSKPLLANNQKRLLAEGVQETELLTKFFNKHEIIADISDYHLIYKKIVYAVKARPLVSIIIPTRDMLHHLERCVESLLTKTSYDHFEIIIVDNQSEELETSAYFAKVSALQNVNVVEYNKPFNYSAINNYAAKYCNGEVFCLLNNDTEVISPDWLEVMLGQLQQSNVGAVGIKLLFPDGTVQHAGDAVGPGGCADHFFSGFEEEQAGYMGRAIVAQDLSAVTAACLLTQRDVFESLNGLDERHLSVAFNDVDYCLRVREKGMRVVFTPYVKMYHHESVSRGKDDNPEKIARAKKEADYIRSRWGHVLKNDPFYNPNLNYARPNFELSRYPMVKKPWLKR, encoded by the coding sequence GTGGAAGATACCCCTGCCTATTTTAAATGTTATGCAGAGTCCGGCACTAAGTGGCCTAAAAGATGGGTCGTTGTAAAAGGTCTATTACTTAGACAGTGCACCGGTTATGACGCTAAGTTGGTGTTTAAGTTGAAAGGTGGTAAAACCTTCACTTACAAATTGCCCATTACTTTGAAAGGTAAAATTTTTGAGGTAGTTCACTTCCCAGCCAATATTGAAAAAATCTACTTTGAACCAATGAGCTCAAAAGGCCGTTTTCAAATGCAAGATTTTCAGTTCAAATCTATCTCTTGGTTTGAGCGAAACTACTTAATGTCAAAACGGCTTTATCTGCTTTATAAAAGTCAAAATCAAGATGTGATTTATAAGGCAGGTATTCGGTGGCATCAGTTTATTTTCGATTTATCGAAAGCTTATGAAATTGCGGGTCGATTTAGAGCCTATAGCCCTAAGATTGAATATAAAGAGTGGTTAAAGCTGTTTGATCAGTTGAACCATAAAGATATTTTCAAAATTAAGCGGTTAATTAAGAAGAACTCGCAGCTGCCTGAAATTGAGTTACTTGAACTTGGTCACCAAACTGAAGCGATTTCGAGTCGTGCCATCCAAAATGGCTTGTCTGAACAGCTTTATTCACGTTTTAAAATCGTTAAAAAATCCGATTTGAGCTATGAGTTTTATCAGCATCGAAATACCCGCTGGTTGATGTTGGTTGAAGAGGGTTGTCAGCTACGTCCTCATGCGCTTTATTGGTTTGCACACCAGGCCTGTTTAAAGCCGAATGCGGCGATGATTTATAGCGATCATGATTATATTGATGAGAATGGTGAACGTTGTTCGCCTGTTTTAAAACCTGAATGGTCACCTGAGTTCTTTTTAAGCCAAAATTTTATTGGTGGCGTGTTAATGGTCAACACAGATTATTTGGATTTAGAAAGTTGTAAAAATCTCACTATTTATGCAGTAATTCTTCGGTTATTCAGTCGATTAAAGCCTTATCAGTCTGATGGCTTAGAGGTATGTCGTATTCCTGCGTTGTTGTTTTCCAAGCCTTTATTAGCGAATAATCAAAAGCGATTGTTGGCTGAGGGTGTGCAGGAAACCGAGTTATTAACAAAATTTTTTAACAAGCACGAAATTATTGCTGATATATCTGATTACCATTTGATCTATAAAAAGATTGTTTACGCTGTAAAAGCGAGGCCTTTAGTGAGCATCATTATCCCAACACGTGATATGTTGCACCACCTTGAACGTTGTGTTGAAAGTTTGTTGACCAAAACAAGCTACGATCATTTTGAAATTATCATTGTTGATAATCAGTCAGAAGAGCTCGAGACCTCAGCGTATTTTGCCAAGGTCAGTGCGTTACAGAATGTTAACGTGGTTGAATACAACAAGCCATTTAATTACTCTGCCATTAACAATTACGCCGCCAAATATTGTAATGGCGAAGTTTTTTGTTTGTTAAACAATGATACCGAAGTGATTTCTCCAGATTGGTTAGAAGTGATGTTGGGACAGTTACAACAGTCTAATGTTGGGGCTGTTGGTATTAAATTGTTGTTTCCTGACGGCACGGTTCAGCACGCAGGCGATGCGGTTGGCCCTGGGGGTTGCGCCGATCATTTCTTTTCTGGGTTTGAAGAAGAGCAGGCTGGTTACATGGGGCGTGCGATAGTTGCCCAAGACTTGTCGGCGGTCACTGCGGCCTGTCTTTTAACGCAACGTGATGTATTTGAGAGTTTAAACGGGTTAGATGAAAGGCATTTGTCGGTGGCGTTTAATGACGTCGACTATTGTTTAAGAGTACGTGAAAAAGGCATGCGTGTAGTCTTTACCCCTTATGTAAAGATGTATCATCACGAATCGGTCTCGCGTGGCAAAGATGATAATCCTGAGAAAATAGCTAGAGCTAAAAAAGAGGCGGACTATATTCGTTCAAGGTGGGGACATGTTCTTAAAAATGATCCGTTTTATAATCCAAATCTTAACTATGCCAGACCCAATTTTGAACTGAGCCGTTATCCGATGGTTAAAAAACCTTGGTTAAAGCGATGA
- a CDS encoding glycosyltransferase family 2 protein, with the protein MKIAIGAIVKNEADYLLEWIAYHWVVGVRHFLIASNDSTDETSEILQKLVKLGLVTFVDFPTVGDVKPQLPAYKKLVSLCPNDIDLIAFIDADEYLTPLDGELTITPFIDRIFADQNISALAMQWACFGSAGQLFKEDGMVIERFTRQSAMKFTANKNYKTMVRPNTIKAFRNPHYVSLKSGRYVNTLGEDVAMVAEKLGVAVTPIWENLRVNHYVVKSLEEFVLGKSRKGSAASKGRVKHKDYFKSHDRNEEVWSYPDELIKQVHETLNTLTTVLPKIESAEVTKPWFKKSKLNKLQKRDKQIIEASGTFDKTWYLLRYPDVANAGIDPIEHFLRFGVIEKRDPTEFFDLKFYINRYQDVSKSSMNPFVHYLKFGLEEGRVANAQQLT; encoded by the coding sequence TTGAAAATTGCTATCGGTGCTATCGTTAAAAACGAGGCGGATTATTTGCTGGAGTGGATCGCGTATCACTGGGTAGTGGGTGTTCGGCATTTTTTAATTGCCAGTAATGACAGTACGGATGAAACCAGTGAGATTTTGCAAAAGTTGGTCAAATTAGGTTTGGTAACGTTTGTTGATTTTCCAACGGTGGGTGATGTCAAGCCGCAACTGCCGGCTTATAAAAAGCTGGTTTCGCTGTGTCCAAACGATATTGATTTGATTGCTTTTATTGATGCGGATGAATATTTAACGCCATTAGATGGCGAGTTGACCATTACCCCTTTTATTGACCGTATATTTGCAGACCAGAATATTTCTGCTTTGGCGATGCAGTGGGCTTGCTTTGGTTCAGCAGGACAGCTGTTTAAAGAGGACGGGATGGTCATTGAGCGTTTTACCCGTCAATCGGCGATGAAATTTACGGCCAATAAAAACTACAAGACTATGGTGCGACCAAATACGATTAAGGCCTTTAGAAACCCGCATTATGTGAGTTTGAAATCTGGTCGCTATGTCAATACGTTAGGCGAAGATGTGGCTATGGTGGCTGAGAAACTTGGTGTTGCGGTTACTCCGATATGGGAAAACTTACGCGTTAATCATTACGTTGTTAAGTCGTTAGAAGAATTTGTCTTAGGTAAGTCTCGCAAAGGCAGTGCCGCCTCTAAGGGCAGGGTAAAGCATAAAGATTACTTTAAAAGTCATGACCGGAATGAAGAGGTTTGGTCTTATCCAGACGAATTAATAAAACAGGTACATGAAACGTTAAACACCTTGACGACAGTTTTACCTAAAATAGAATCTGCTGAGGTAACAAAACCCTGGTTTAAAAAGTCTAAATTAAACAAATTGCAAAAACGCGATAAACAAATTATTGAAGCATCTGGAACGTTTGATAAAACTTGGTATCTTTTACGATATCCGGATGTTGCCAATGCTGGGATTGATCCGATTGAGCATTTTTTGCGTTTTGGCGTAATTGAAAAACGTGACCCGACAGAGTTTTTTGATTTGAAGTTCTATATCAACCGCTACCAAGACGTATCAAAGTCTTCGATGAACCCATTTGTTCATTACCTTAAATTTGGCCTAGAAGAGGGTCGTGTGGCGAATGCCCAACAACTTACATGA